From Silvimonas iriomotensis, a single genomic window includes:
- the ulaG gene encoding L-ascorbate 6-phosphate lactonase codes for MSKVEQITRESWILNTFPEWGTWLNEEIEAEHVAPGTFAMWWLGCTGIWLKSEGGANLCVDFWCGTGKHTHAKPLMNKQHQMQRMAGVLKLQPNLRTTPFVLDPFAIKHIDAVLSTHDHNDHIDVNVAAAVLKNCPDTVPFIGPKACVDLWISWGVPAARCITVKPGDVIRIKDVEIHALDSFDRTALITLPAGETAADKLPDGMDLRAVNYLFKTPGGTLYHSGDSHYSNYYAKHGNDYQIDVALGSYGENPRGITDKMTSADILRMGESLNAKVVIPFHHDIWSNFQADPQEIRVLWEMKRHRLGYAFKPFIWQVGGKFTWPQDKDKLEYHYPRGFDDCFAIEPDLPFRSFL; via the coding sequence ATGAGTAAAGTCGAACAGATCACCCGGGAATCCTGGATTCTCAACACCTTCCCCGAATGGGGTACGTGGCTGAATGAAGAAATCGAGGCAGAACACGTCGCGCCGGGCACGTTTGCCATGTGGTGGCTGGGTTGCACCGGTATCTGGCTCAAGAGCGAAGGCGGCGCCAATCTTTGCGTGGATTTCTGGTGTGGCACCGGCAAGCACACCCACGCCAAGCCATTGATGAACAAACAGCACCAGATGCAGCGCATGGCGGGCGTGCTCAAGCTGCAACCCAATCTGCGCACGACGCCCTTTGTACTTGATCCATTTGCCATCAAACACATCGACGCGGTGCTCTCTACCCATGATCACAACGACCACATTGATGTGAACGTCGCCGCCGCCGTGCTGAAAAACTGCCCGGACACCGTGCCTTTCATTGGCCCCAAGGCATGTGTGGATTTGTGGATCAGCTGGGGCGTGCCGGCCGCGCGCTGTATTACGGTCAAGCCAGGTGATGTGATCCGCATCAAGGATGTCGAAATCCATGCGCTGGATTCGTTTGACCGCACCGCGCTGATCACGCTGCCGGCAGGCGAAACGGCCGCAGACAAATTGCCGGACGGCATGGATCTGCGCGCGGTGAATTACCTGTTCAAGACACCGGGCGGCACGCTTTACCACAGCGGTGATTCGCATTACTCCAACTACTACGCCAAACACGGCAATGACTACCAGATCGACGTGGCACTTGGTTCGTACGGTGAAAACCCGCGCGGCATTACCGACAAGATGACCAGCGCGGACATCCTGCGCATGGGTGAATCACTCAACGCTAAAGTGGTGATTCCGTTTCACCATGACATCTGGTCCAACTTCCAGGCTGATCCGCAGGAAATCCGGGTGTTGTGGGAGATGAAACGGCATCGTCTGGGCTATGCGTTCAAGCCCTTTATCTGGCAGGTTGGTGGCAAATTTACCTGGCCGCAAGACAAGG